Proteins encoded by one window of Sphingosinicella sp. BN140058:
- a CDS encoding helix-turn-helix transcriptional regulator produces MGNLESAWGRRDDTVADHILAQDMLAAVGLPAMLLDAAGRVIAIGPLMRPLTRSGRILVTASGPGAGIAGDDRVLEALIGTLVDADASGVAVLSARRILHGAAGAAPLLVEMLLLPRREQSSDAGAPRYLLTIRGGGCEEPMIADVLREAFRLTASEVEVAMMLGEGRSRSAIAEHRGVSVDTIKFQLKAIFAKLGVKRETELVAKMGRLFRG; encoded by the coding sequence GTGGGCAATTTGGAAAGTGCATGGGGGCGGCGCGACGACACAGTCGCGGATCATATCTTGGCGCAGGACATGCTGGCGGCCGTCGGGCTGCCGGCAATGCTGCTCGATGCCGCCGGCAGGGTGATCGCGATCGGCCCGCTCATGCGACCGCTCACCCGATCCGGTCGGATTCTCGTCACGGCATCGGGTCCGGGTGCGGGTATTGCGGGAGACGATCGGGTGCTGGAGGCACTGATCGGGACACTGGTAGACGCGGATGCGTCAGGAGTCGCGGTGCTGTCCGCCCGGCGCATCCTGCATGGCGCGGCGGGCGCCGCGCCGCTGCTGGTCGAGATGCTGCTTCTGCCGCGCCGAGAGCAGAGTTCGGACGCCGGTGCCCCGCGCTACCTGCTCACCATCCGCGGCGGCGGCTGCGAGGAGCCGATGATCGCAGACGTCCTCCGCGAGGCGTTCCGGCTGACGGCGTCTGAGGTCGAAGTGGCGATGATGCTTGGCGAGGGTCGCTCGCGCTCCGCGATCGCCGAGCATCGCGGCGTTTCGGTCGACACGATCAAGTTCCAGCTGAAGGCGATCTTCGCCAAGCTTGGCGTAAAGCGGGAGACCGAGCTGGTGGCGAAGATGGGCCGGCTCTTCCGCGGATAA
- a CDS encoding alternative oxidase, producing MTAPFVDLSVHHQPKGMSDRVAFGFTKALRWCADTFFAERYGHRAVVLETVAAVPGMVGATINHLACLRRMCDDKGWIKTLMDEAENERMHLMTFIEISKPTLFERAVIIGVQWVFYVCFFALYLISAKTAHRVVGYFEEEAVISYTHYLAEIDDGRSENVPAPTIAKLYWNLPETATLRDVVLVVRADEAHHRDVNHGFANELGGLPQIKVAPCPEHNALEPIWKKAA from the coding sequence ATGACTGCCCCGTTCGTAGACCTGAGCGTCCATCACCAGCCTAAAGGTATGTCCGACCGCGTTGCCTTTGGCTTCACCAAGGCGCTGCGCTGGTGCGCCGACACCTTCTTCGCGGAGCGTTATGGCCACCGCGCCGTGGTCCTCGAGACCGTCGCCGCCGTTCCCGGCATGGTCGGCGCAACCATCAACCACCTCGCCTGCCTTCGCCGCATGTGCGACGACAAGGGCTGGATCAAGACGCTGATGGACGAGGCCGAGAACGAGCGCATGCATCTCATGACGTTCATCGAGATCTCCAAGCCGACCCTGTTCGAGCGCGCTGTGATCATCGGCGTGCAGTGGGTCTTCTATGTCTGCTTCTTCGCGCTTTACCTGATCAGCGCCAAGACCGCGCACCGCGTCGTCGGCTATTTCGAGGAAGAAGCGGTAATCAGCTACACCCATTACCTGGCCGAGATCGACGATGGCCGCTCCGAGAACGTGCCGGCCCCGACAATCGCGAAGCTCTATTGGAACCTTCCCGAGACGGCCACCCTGCGCGATGTCGTGCTGGTCGTTCGCGCCGACGAGGCCCACCACCGCGACGTCAATCACGGCTTCGCCAACGAACTCGGCGGCCTGCCTCAGATCAAGGTGGCGCCCTGCCCCGAGCACAACGCCCTCGAGCCGATCTGGAAGAAAGCGGCCTGA
- a CDS encoding PilZ domain-containing protein: MLPWQGRSTRSLHHQLLGGEELLYADLERRTGARIATQMKAGFRLLGASAWRVDVLDLCDTGCAVSPAFYAKAGETVWIRFPGLESWEARVRWVAGERAGLEFARALHPAVLTDLLRRSESANG; this comes from the coding sequence ATGTTGCCGTGGCAGGGACGATCAACTAGATCACTTCATCACCAGCTTCTCGGGGGGGAAGAGCTTTTGTACGCCGATCTGGAGCGCCGCACGGGGGCGCGAATCGCGACGCAGATGAAGGCGGGCTTTCGCCTGCTGGGCGCATCCGCCTGGCGAGTCGACGTGCTCGATCTTTGCGACACCGGCTGTGCCGTCTCTCCCGCTTTCTATGCGAAGGCCGGGGAGACGGTTTGGATCAGGTTCCCCGGGCTCGAAAGCTGGGAAGCGCGCGTCCGCTGGGTCGCGGGCGAGCGCGCGGGTCTGGAATTCGCCCGGGCGCTGCATCCGGCGGTTCTCACCGATCTCCTGCGCCGCTCGGAGAGTGCGAACGGGTAA
- a CDS encoding methyl-accepting chemotaxis protein, translating into MAELDDLRRRGVRLLALCGLGCTAVFALIVSLFGFEDGSIALAVSALINLPVCRDAWRNRYDAESRIGVGVMAALQPAILVFLLRGSAWQMDMHMYFFVSLAALTLLCDWRPIAVASVIVAVHHVLASLLSPDWAFTGSGAIGRVAIHAIAVALQFLVLAQVTRRLGTLIASQVESRARSERLAESAAGARREAEAALARARKSEARAALERKHRGDVQRAADAARTSDMLAIAAEFETSVAAVVGAVGAAAGDVQKMAGSLVDLARQGQRRAASVAAGAGQSSLAARDIAERAASLARSVAQIAANADQQTQLSLAAHARTAAGEDRLHDLSDRVNDIDGFAEQIATVAKHTNLLALNATIEAARAGEAGTGFAVVASEVKQLAHQSRAATSEIKRLIGSVGDGAANVERALIDIVGVVDQLGGAAETIRAEVAEQRATTDRLNASAEEAAASAVAIAGEVAEVAATAVSAERLAGLVNGSSERLTESARRLEQATTTFLNSLRTA; encoded by the coding sequence GTGGCTGAACTCGACGATCTTCGCCGCCGCGGCGTGCGCCTGCTGGCGCTCTGCGGGCTCGGCTGCACCGCTGTGTTCGCGCTGATCGTTTCGCTGTTCGGGTTCGAGGACGGATCGATCGCCCTCGCCGTCTCCGCATTGATCAACCTTCCGGTCTGCCGCGACGCCTGGCGCAACCGCTACGATGCCGAATCCCGCATCGGCGTCGGCGTCATGGCCGCGCTGCAACCGGCGATCCTCGTCTTCCTGCTGCGCGGAAGCGCCTGGCAGATGGACATGCACATGTACTTCTTCGTCAGCCTTGCCGCCCTTACCCTGCTCTGCGACTGGCGACCGATCGCGGTCGCCTCGGTGATCGTCGCGGTGCATCACGTGCTTGCGTCCTTGCTGTCGCCGGACTGGGCGTTCACCGGATCCGGCGCGATCGGCCGAGTCGCCATCCATGCGATCGCGGTCGCGCTCCAGTTCCTGGTGCTCGCCCAGGTGACCAGGCGACTCGGAACGCTGATCGCCAGCCAGGTCGAAAGCCGCGCCCGCAGCGAGCGCCTTGCCGAGAGCGCTGCGGGTGCCCGGCGCGAGGCGGAAGCGGCGCTGGCCCGCGCTCGCAAATCGGAAGCGCGGGCGGCGCTGGAGCGCAAGCATCGCGGGGACGTGCAGCGCGCCGCCGACGCCGCCCGCACATCGGACATGCTGGCGATCGCAGCGGAGTTCGAGACGTCGGTCGCCGCGGTGGTGGGCGCCGTCGGCGCCGCCGCGGGAGACGTGCAGAAGATGGCAGGCAGCCTGGTCGACCTCGCACGGCAGGGCCAGCGGCGGGCGGCAAGCGTCGCCGCCGGCGCGGGCCAGTCCTCGCTTGCGGCGCGCGACATTGCGGAGCGAGCGGCAAGCCTTGCCCGGTCGGTCGCGCAGATCGCCGCCAATGCCGATCAGCAAACTCAACTGAGCCTGGCGGCGCATGCACGCACCGCCGCCGGCGAAGACAGGCTGCACGACCTTTCCGATCGGGTGAACGACATCGACGGCTTCGCCGAGCAGATCGCGACCGTCGCCAAGCACACCAATTTGCTGGCCCTCAACGCAACCATCGAGGCTGCGCGGGCGGGAGAGGCCGGCACCGGCTTCGCCGTGGTCGCCTCCGAGGTGAAGCAATTGGCGCATCAGTCGCGCGCCGCAACGTCTGAAATCAAGCGCCTGATCGGCAGCGTCGGCGACGGCGCGGCCAATGTCGAGCGGGCCTTGATCGATATCGTCGGCGTGGTCGATCAGCTCGGCGGCGCGGCCGAGACCATTCGCGCCGAAGTGGCGGAACAGCGGGCAACCACCGACCGGCTGAATGCCAGCGCCGAAGAGGCGGCGGCTAGCGCCGTAGCGATCGCCGGTGAAGTCGCAGAGGTTGCCGCCACCGCGGTCTCCGCCGAGCGCCTCGCCGGCCTGGTCAACGGATCGAGCGAACGCCTGACCGAGAGCGCGCGCCGGCTGGAACAGGCCACGACGACCTTCCTCAACTCACTCCGCACCGCGTGA
- a CDS encoding EAL domain-containing protein has protein sequence MIEDRLHPAIHGDRDDARSFHSILACLNGLFYRSELRAPWRFSFLSEGGDTLTGYSREELDATSWGNLILPEYMSEIDASVEAAIAAEARFEITYPIRHKDGTLRWVAEQGHAIRDADGQPIFLEGIISDVTAARQAEDVERTASAQWRKMLDTIPQMAWSMSPDGREAFYNERWVDFTGRLINDGSILRLDLIHPDDRDSAHESWTLSVRSGTPYQARYRLIHRSGEFRWVLSRALPERDETGTIRRWYGTCTDIHEQVLAVDEAASARDFAARLLGAAPDALLLLDGTGHVTFCNDVAEKALAGRWQRSLLGSFWADLVPYAVRRSAWRAAARAWRTGEKIRFTVEHSRGRWWDVIATPVDASQTRPRLLVTARDVSDQKHAEQKARWAAGHDTLTDLPNRALLQQRLDAEVVGETASDRPFALLLLDVDDFKRTNDTLGHDAGDALLIALAGHLRAITGGDDMVARLGGDEFAVILPDVTEAEALLDFSRRLAAAMRLPFLHDGNLLECRASIGAALFPDHGASKSDLLKSADLALYAAKAMGGGTLRIFEPGLRDAFHQRSVMLKTGKHAIDAALVVPFYQPKIDLQTGLFAGFEALLRWRDGARIRTPDTIAACFDDPVLAVELGDRMIEQVIRDIGAWRAGGTEFGHVALNASPAEFRHDDFAERLLGRMRQHGLDPGDIQVEVTESVFLGRGAEYVERALNTLAAGGIGIALDDFGTGYASLSHLKRFPVDVIKIDRSFVTDLQCDENDGAIVDAVIGLGRSLRKQVVAEGIETRAQHDLLVALGCHVGQGFLYGRPMPADQVPAALRAERDAWRSAA, from the coding sequence ATGATCGAGGACAGGCTACATCCGGCTATCCATGGCGACCGCGATGACGCGCGTTCCTTTCACAGCATCCTCGCCTGCCTGAACGGCCTCTTCTACCGCAGCGAGCTGCGCGCCCCCTGGCGCTTTTCGTTTCTGAGCGAAGGCGGCGATACGCTCACCGGCTATTCGCGCGAGGAACTCGACGCGACCTCGTGGGGCAATCTCATCCTGCCCGAATATATGAGCGAGATCGATGCCTCGGTCGAAGCCGCGATCGCCGCCGAGGCCCGGTTCGAGATCACCTATCCGATCCGCCACAAGGACGGCACGCTGCGCTGGGTCGCCGAACAGGGACACGCCATCCGCGACGCCGACGGCCAGCCGATCTTTCTGGAAGGAATCATCAGCGACGTCACCGCGGCCCGGCAGGCGGAGGATGTGGAGCGCACGGCATCGGCGCAATGGCGCAAGATGCTCGACACGATCCCGCAAATGGCGTGGTCGATGTCGCCCGACGGCCGTGAAGCATTTTACAACGAACGCTGGGTGGATTTCACCGGGCGGTTGATCAACGATGGCAGCATCCTGCGGCTCGATCTCATCCATCCCGACGATCGCGACAGCGCGCACGAGAGCTGGACGCTGAGCGTCCGCAGCGGCACCCCCTACCAGGCGCGCTACCGGCTGATCCATCGTTCGGGCGAGTTCCGCTGGGTGCTCAGCCGAGCCCTGCCGGAGCGGGACGAGACCGGCACAATCCGCCGCTGGTACGGCACGTGCACCGACATTCACGAACAGGTGCTCGCCGTCGACGAAGCCGCCTCGGCGCGGGATTTTGCCGCCCGCCTGCTCGGCGCGGCGCCGGACGCGCTGCTGCTGCTCGACGGCACCGGACACGTCACCTTCTGCAACGACGTCGCCGAAAAGGCGCTTGCGGGGCGCTGGCAGAGATCTCTGCTCGGCAGCTTCTGGGCGGATCTGGTGCCCTATGCCGTGCGCCGCAGCGCGTGGCGTGCGGCCGCGCGCGCCTGGCGCACCGGCGAGAAGATCCGGTTCACCGTGGAGCATTCGCGGGGTCGTTGGTGGGACGTGATCGCGACACCCGTGGATGCCTCGCAGACCCGGCCGCGGCTGCTGGTGACCGCCCGGGACGTCAGCGATCAGAAGCATGCCGAGCAGAAAGCGCGTTGGGCGGCCGGCCACGACACGCTGACAGATCTGCCGAACCGAGCCCTTCTCCAGCAGCGCCTCGATGCCGAAGTGGTCGGCGAGACGGCGAGTGATCGTCCCTTCGCCCTGCTCCTGCTCGACGTCGACGATTTCAAGCGGACCAACGACACGCTCGGCCACGATGCCGGCGACGCCTTGCTGATCGCCTTGGCCGGGCATCTGCGCGCGATCACCGGCGGCGACGACATGGTCGCGCGGCTCGGCGGCGACGAATTCGCGGTGATCCTGCCGGACGTGACCGAAGCCGAGGCGCTGCTCGACTTCTCACGCCGTCTCGCCGCCGCGATGCGGCTGCCGTTTCTGCACGACGGCAATCTGCTCGAGTGCCGGGCGAGCATCGGCGCAGCCCTGTTTCCCGATCATGGCGCGTCCAAGAGCGATTTGCTGAAGAGCGCGGATCTTGCCCTCTACGCCGCCAAGGCGATGGGCGGCGGCACCCTCAGGATCTTCGAGCCGGGGCTGCGCGATGCCTTCCATCAGCGCAGCGTGATGCTGAAGACCGGCAAGCATGCGATCGATGCCGCTCTGGTGGTGCCCTTCTATCAGCCCAAGATCGATTTGCAGACCGGCCTGTTCGCCGGCTTCGAAGCGCTGCTGCGCTGGCGCGACGGGGCCCGGATCCGGACTCCGGACACGATCGCCGCCTGTTTCGACGACCCGGTGCTCGCGGTCGAGCTCGGCGACCGGATGATCGAGCAGGTGATCCGCGACATCGGCGCCTGGCGGGCAGGCGGCACCGAGTTCGGCCATGTCGCGCTCAACGCTTCGCCGGCCGAATTCCGCCATGACGATTTCGCCGAGCGCCTGCTCGGCCGCATGCGGCAACATGGCCTCGATCCGGGCGACATCCAGGTGGAAGTCACCGAATCGGTGTTCCTCGGCCGCGGCGCCGAATATGTCGAGCGTGCGCTGAACACGCTCGCCGCCGGCGGCATCGGCATCGCGCTCGACGATTTCGGCACCGGCTATGCCTCGCTGTCGCACCTCAAGCGCTTTCCCGTGGACGTAATCAAGATCGACCGGTCCTTCGTCACCGATCTGCAATGCGACGAAAATGACGGCGCCATCGTCGATGCGGTGATCGGCCTTGGCAGAAGCCTGCGCAAGCAGGTCGTCGCCGAGGGGATCGAGACCCGCGCCCAGCACGATCTGCTCGTCGCGCTCGGCTGCCATGTCGGCCAGGGCTTTCTCTATGGCCGTCCGATGCCCGCGGACCAGGTGCCGGCGGCGCTCCGGGCCGAACGCGATGCGTGGCGATCGGCTGCCTGA